Part of the Sphingobium sp. TKS genome is shown below.
TCGATCCGGCCCCGTTCGGCGGGCGCGCAGCTTGCGATCGCGCGGGCCACCGCATCTCCCGATATGCTCAGCAGCACGCCGATGCGCAGCACGGGCGCCTGCTCCGCTTGCTCTCCTGTCAGTTCGGCCAGGTTGAACTCACGCTCGATCCGCCGGGCATGGGTCAGCAACCGCGCCCCGGCCTCGGTCAGTTCGACCCGCTGGTTGCTGCGCAGGAAAAGCGGCGCGCCCACGGCCTGTTCCAGCTTGGCGATGCCGACCGACAGCGTGGGTTGCGATACCAGGCAATGCGCGGCGGCGCGGGAGAAATTGCCTTGGTCGACCACAGCCAGGAAATAGCGCAGCAAATAACGTTCTATCATAGATATAAACTATACACTCTGCCGCGCCGTTTCAATTTTTCTTGAAGCTCGTTGAACGATAGGATGCGCGCCAAGGAGAGCCTGCCATGACCGATTTCGATTTCGCTCCGGGCGAAAATGCGGAGATGATCCGCGAAACGACGGCGCGCTTCGCCGCTGACCGCATCGCTCCGCTGGCGGCGGAGATCGACGCCAAGGATTGGTTCCCGCGCGATCTGTGGCCGGAAATGGGCGCTTTGGGTCTGCATGGCATCACCGTGGATGAAGCTGACGGCGGCCTTGGCCTCGGCTATCTCGAACATGTGGTTGCGCAGGAAGAGGTGGCGCGGGCGTCCGCCTCCATAGGTCTCAGCTATGGCGCGCATTCCAATCTTTGCGTCAATCAGATTCGCCGTTGGGCCACGCCGGAGCAGAAGGCGCGCTATCTGCCCAAGCTGATTTCCGGCGAGCATGTCGGATCGCTCGCCATGTCGGAAGCGGGGGCGGGGTCCGACGTCGTCTCGATGAAGCTGCGCGCCGAAAAGCGCGGCGACCGCTATGTCCTCAACGGCACGAAATTCTGGATCACCAACGCCACCTATGCCGACACGCTGGTCGTCTATGCCAAGACCGGCGAGGGCAGCCGGGGCATCACCGCTTTCCTGATCGAGAAGGATTTTGCCGGCTTCTCCATCGGCCAGAAGATCGACAAGGTCGGCATGCGCGGTTCCCCCACCGCCGAGCTGGTCTTCGACGATTGCGAGGTGCCGGAAGAAAATGTGATGGGGCCGCTCAATGGCGGCGTCGGCGTGCTGATGTCGGGCCTCGACTATGAGCGGGCGGTGCTGTCGGGCATCCAGCTTGGCATCATGCAGGCCTGTCTCGACGTGGTGCTGCCCTATGTGCGGGAGCGCAAGCAGTTCGGCCAGCCGATCGGCGCCTTTCAGCTCATGCAGGCCAAGGTCGCGGACATGTATGTCGCGCTCAATTCGGCGCGGGCCTATGTCTATGCGGTGGCGCGGGCCTGCGACATGGGCAAGACCACCCGTTTCGACGCCGCGGGCGCGATCCTGCTGGCGAGCGAAAATGCGATGAAGGTTTCGCTGGAGGCGGTGCAGGCGCTGGGCGGGGCGGGCTATACCAAGGACTGGCCGGTCGAGCGCTATATGCGCGACGCCAAGCTGCTCGACATCGGCGCGGGGACCAATGAAATCCGCCGCATGTTGATCGGCCGCGAACTGATCGGGGTTTAAGTGCGTCCCACGAACAGGAAGCCGACGGCGGCCATGATGCAGAGGAAGGCGGCCAGGTGGCGCCAGTGCAGTGGCTCGCCCAGCACCGTCACCATGAAGCCGCCGAAGATCAGCAGCGCGATGGCTTCCTGCGCGATCTTGAGCTGGCCCGCGCTCCAGCCGCTGGCAAAGCCGATGCGGTTGGCGGGCACGGCGAAGCAATATTCGACGAAGGCGATGCCCCAGCTGATCAGGATGACCGTGAAAAGGGGTTTATTCATGCCCCCCTTCAGGTGCCAATACCAGGCGGTGGTCATGAACAGGTTGGAAATGGTGAGGAGCAGGATGGTCGGCATGGATGGCCTGGGATATGTAACCGCAAGGCAGGGGAACGCAAGGGCATGAGTGCGCCGGTTCTCGACACAAAGCTGTCGGCGGAGAGCGAGGCTTTCCGCGCCAACGCCGCGCATAACCGGGTCTTAAGGGATGAACTGCACGCCAAGGTCGCGCAGGCGGCGCTTGGCGGCAGCGAGGCGGCGCGGGCCAAGCATGTGGCGCGGGGCAAGCTGCTCCCCCGCGACCGGGTGGAGCGGCTGCTCGATCCGGGCAGTCCGTTTCTGGAGGTGGGACAGCTTACCGCCAACGACATGTATCATGGCGAAGTGCCCGGCGCTGGCATGATCGCGGGCATCGGGCGAGTGTCGGGGCGGCAGGTGATGATCGTCTGCAACGATGCGACGGTGAAGGGCGGCACCTATTATCCGCTGACCGTGAAGAAGCATCTGCGCGCACAGGAAATCGCGCTGGAGAACCGGCTCCCTTGCGTCTATCTGGTCGACAGCGGCGGCGCGAACCTGCCCAATCAGGCGGAGGTCTTTCCCGACCGCGAGCATTTCGGCCGCATCTTCTACAATCAGGCGCAGATGTCGGCGCGGGGCATCCCGCAGATCGCCTGCGTCATGGGCAGCTGCACGGCGGGCGGCGCCTATGTGCCCGCCATGTCGGACGAGACGGTGATCGTGCGCAATCAGGGCACGATCTTCCTTGCTGGCCCGCCGCTGGTGCAGGCGGCGACGGGCGAAGTCATCTCCGCCGAGGATCTGGGCGGCGCGGAGGTCCACGGCCGCCGCTCCGGCGTGGTCGATCATGTCGCGGAGAATGACGAGCATGCGCTGACCATCGTGCGGGACATCGTCTCGACCCTGCAACCCGCGCCGGGGATCGATCTCAACCTGCGAGCGCCGGTCGCCCCCAAATATGATCCGGATGAGCTTTACGGCATTATTCCGCAGGATGTCCGCGCGCCCTATGACGTTCGCGAGGTGATTGCGCGGATCGTCGACGGCAGCGAATTTCACGAGTTCAAGGCGCTTTACGGCACCACGCTCGTTTGCGGCTTCGCCCATATC
Proteins encoded:
- a CDS encoding DMT family protein, which translates into the protein MPTILLLTISNLFMTTAWYWHLKGGMNKPLFTVILISWGIAFVEYCFAVPANRIGFASGWSAGQLKIAQEAIALLIFGGFMVTVLGEPLHWRHLAAFLCIMAAVGFLFVGRT
- a CDS encoding isovaleryl-CoA dehydrogenase, with translation MTDFDFAPGENAEMIRETTARFAADRIAPLAAEIDAKDWFPRDLWPEMGALGLHGITVDEADGGLGLGYLEHVVAQEEVARASASIGLSYGAHSNLCVNQIRRWATPEQKARYLPKLISGEHVGSLAMSEAGAGSDVVSMKLRAEKRGDRYVLNGTKFWITNATYADTLVVYAKTGEGSRGITAFLIEKDFAGFSIGQKIDKVGMRGSPTAELVFDDCEVPEENVMGPLNGGVGVLMSGLDYERAVLSGIQLGIMQACLDVVLPYVRERKQFGQPIGAFQLMQAKVADMYVALNSARAYVYAVARACDMGKTTRFDAAGAILLASENAMKVSLEAVQALGGAGYTKDWPVERYMRDAKLLDIGAGTNEIRRMLIGRELIGV
- a CDS encoding carboxyl transferase domain-containing protein, producing the protein MSAPVLDTKLSAESEAFRANAAHNRVLRDELHAKVAQAALGGSEAARAKHVARGKLLPRDRVERLLDPGSPFLEVGQLTANDMYHGEVPGAGMIAGIGRVSGRQVMIVCNDATVKGGTYYPLTVKKHLRAQEIALENRLPCVYLVDSGGANLPNQAEVFPDREHFGRIFYNQAQMSARGIPQIACVMGSCTAGGAYVPAMSDETVIVRNQGTIFLAGPPLVQAATGEVISAEDLGGAEVHGRRSGVVDHVAENDEHALTIVRDIVSTLQPAPGIDLNLRAPVAPKYDPDELYGIIPQDVRAPYDVREVIARIVDGSEFHEFKALYGTTLVCGFAHIWGMPVAILANNGVLFSESAQKGAHFIELACQRRIPLLFLQNISGFMVGGKYELEGIAKHGAKLVTAVATASVPKITVLIGGSFGAGNYGMCGRAYGPRFLFTWPNSRISVMGGEQAASVLATVHRDAAKWTSEEAEAFKAPIRRKYEDEGNPYHATARLWDDGVIDPAQTRDVLGLAFAATLNAPVEEAPRFGVFRM